The genomic segment AAACGTCCAGTCAGGCCCGTCATCCAGGCGTATAACTTTTTTCTTTCTGGGCATCATCTCTCCTTACGAGGCTGCCTTGACGCTCTGTTTCTTATAGAGCTCGCGGAACACCGGATAGATATCTTCCTGCTGACGAATGTGCTCCATGGCAAAGCTTGGATATTCCTGAGCCACAGTCTCATATTCATGCCACAGGGTCTGATGGGCCCGGTTGGTGATCTCGATATAGTTAAAATAACGAACAAACGGCATGATCTGCTTGGTCAGAAGCTCCCGGCACAGGGGAGAGTCATCGGCCCAGTTATCGCCATCCGATGCCTGGGCGGCATAGATGTTCCACTGATCGGCCGGGTAGCGCTCCTCCATCACCTCGATCATCAGTTTCAGAGCGCTGGAAACTATGGTGCCACCGGTTTCCTGTGAGTAGAAAAACTCATGCTCATCCACCTCTTTGGCCTGGGTGTGGTGGCGGATAAATACGATCTCAACATTCTCATAGGTGCGGGTCAGGAACAGATAGAGCAGCAGATAAAAACGCTTCGCCATATCCTTGGTCGCCTGATCCATCGAGCCGGAGACATCCATCAGGCAGAACATCACTGCCTGGGTGGAGGGGACTGGCCGCTTCACAAAGTTGTTGTAGCGAAGATCAAAGGTGTCGATAAAAGGCACCGCGCCGATGCGTCGCTTCAGATCCTCGATCTCACTCTCTATCGCTTCAATTTCGGTAACATCTGCGCCATTTTTCTTTTGCTCAGACAACAGCTCTTCGAGCTCTCGCAGGCGTCGGCGTTTGCCGGACTGCAGAGCTACCCGTCGCGCCAGGGAGTTTTGCAAAGAGCGAACAATATTGATGTTGGCCGGTACCCCGTCGGCGGTAAAGCCAGCCCGGAAGGTCTTGTATTCAACCAACTTATTCAGCTGGTTTTGTTGCAGGTTCGGTAGCTCCAGATCATCGAATAATAGATCCAGGTATTCATCCTTGGAGATCTGAAATACGAAGTCATCGTCACCTTCACCCTGATTACTGGCCTGTCCTTCACCTGAGCCCTGACCCTGACCACCCTGGGGACGATCGATCCGATCGCCCGGGGTGAACTTGTCATTGCCGGGGTGAGCACGCTCGCGCTCACCCCCCTGGCCCTGGTGGAAGACTGGCTCGGAGATGTCGCGGGTTGGGATCCCGACACTCTCTCCATTCTCCAGATCCTGGACGCTACGCTTGGTCACAGCATCGGAGATCGCTTTTTTGATCTGCTGCTTATGGCGGCGAATAAAGCGCTGTCGGTTGACAGCACTCTTATTCTTACCATTAAGCCGGCGGTCAATAAAATGCGCCATACTTCCTCCTTCTCACATCCGGGGATCAGGATGATTTACGCACACGCAGATACCAGTCGGAGAGGAGGCGAACCTGCTTGCGGGTATACCCTTTTTCCATCATGCGAGCTACAAAATCGTCGTGCTTCTTCTGCTCTTCGGTCGAGGTCTTGGAGTTGAAGGAGATCACCGGCAACAGCTCTTCTGTGTTGGAGAACATCTTCTTCTCGATCACGGTTCTGAGCTTTTCATAGCTGGTCCACTTCGGATTCTTACCTGCGTTGTTGGCGCGGGCACGCAGCACGAAGTTGACTATCTCGTTGCGGAAGTCTTTCGGGTTGCTGATCCCGGCTGGCTTCTCAATTTTCTCCAGCTCGTTGTTCAGTGCCGCCCGGTCAAATAGCTGCCCGGTTTCCGGATCGCGATACTCCTGATCCTGGATCCAGAAGTCGGCATAGGTCACATAGCGATCAAAGATGTTCTGACCGTACTCTGAGTAGGACTCAAGGTAGGCGGTCTGGATCTCTTTGCCGATAAACTCCACATACTTGGGCGTCAGATAACCCTTGATGAACTCCAGGTAACGATCATGGGTCTCCTGAGGGAACTGCTCACGTTCGATCTGCTGCTCCAGCACATAGAAGAGGTGAACCGGGTTGGCGGCAACCTCGGTGTGATCGAAGTTAAATACCCGCGACAGGATCTTAAAGGCAAAGCGGGTCGAAAGGCCGTTCATTCCCTCATCGATGCCGGAGAAGTCACGGTACTCCTGGTAGGATTTTGCCTTGGGATCCGTGTCTTTGAGGCTTTCACCATCATAGACTCGCATCTTGGAATAGATGCTGGAGTTCTCAGGGTTCTTCAGGCGTGACAGCACAGAGAAGTTGGCCAAAAGCTTGAGAGTTCCCGGGGCACACTTGGCATCGGTCAGCTCGGAGTTGCGCAGCAGCTTCTCGTAAATCTTAACTTCTTCAGAGCAGCGCAGGCAGTAAGGAACCTTGACGATGAAGACCCTGTCCAGGAATGCCTCATTGTTCTTGTTGTTCCTGAAGTGTTGCCATTCCGACTCGTTAGAGTGAGCCAGGATGATCCCGTCAAAGGGCAGGGCCGACAGACCTTCGGTTCCGTTGTAGTTGCCCTCCTGGGTCGCCGTCAGCAGAGGATGCAGCACCTTGATTGGTGCCTTAAACATCTCCACAAACTCCATCAGGCCCTGGTTAGATTTACACAGGGCGCCGGAGTAGCTGTAGGCATCGGCGTCATCCTGAGCAAAGTGTTCCAGCTGGCGAATATCAACCTTACCGACCAGGGAGGAGATATCCTGGTTGTTCTCATCGCCGGGCTCTGTCTTGGAGACCGCGATCTGATCCAGGATCGATGGGTGGACCTTCTCGACCTTGAACTTGGTGATGTCGCCGCCATATTCGTGCAGGCGCTTAGCCGCCCAGGGCGACATGATGGGGCGCAGGTAACGACGCGGGATCCCATACTCTTTTTCCAGGAGCTCACCATCCTCCTCTTCATTGAACAGGCAGAAGGGGTGATCGCTCACCGGTGAGCCCTTGATGCGATAGATTGGCATCTTTTGCATTAATGCCTTTAACTTCTCGGCCAGAGAGGACTTACCGCCGCCCACCGGACCCAGCAGATAGAGGATCTGTTTCTTCTCTTCCAGCCCCTGGGCGGAGTGTTTGAGATAGGAAACGATCTGCTCAATCGCATCTTCCATACCGTAGAAGTCTTTGAACGCCGGGTAGCGTGCGATAATACGGTTGGAGAAGATGCGGCTCAGACGTGGATCCAGCGAGGTGTCTACCATCTCGGGATCACC from the Dongshaea marina genome contains:
- a CDS encoding YeaH/YhbH family protein, which gives rise to MAHFIDRRLNGKNKSAVNRQRFIRRHKQQIKKAISDAVTKRSVQDLENGESVGIPTRDISEPVFHQGQGGERERAHPGNDKFTPGDRIDRPQGGQGQGSGEGQASNQGEGDDDFVFQISKDEYLDLLFDDLELPNLQQNQLNKLVEYKTFRAGFTADGVPANINIVRSLQNSLARRVALQSGKRRRLRELEELLSEQKKNGADVTEIEAIESEIEDLKRRIGAVPFIDTFDLRYNNFVKRPVPSTQAVMFCLMDVSGSMDQATKDMAKRFYLLLYLFLTRTYENVEIVFIRHHTQAKEVDEHEFFYSQETGGTIVSSALKLMIEVMEERYPADQWNIYAAQASDGDNWADDSPLCRELLTKQIMPFVRYFNYIEITNRAHQTLWHEYETVAQEYPSFAMEHIRQQEDIYPVFRELYKKQSVKAAS
- a CDS encoding PrkA family serine protein kinase → MGIFEHYQQRYEEAREEELTLQEFLNLCKEDRLCYASAAERLLAAIGDPEMVDTSLDPRLSRIFSNRIIARYPAFKDFYGMEDAIEQIVSYLKHSAQGLEEKKQILYLLGPVGGGKSSLAEKLKALMQKMPIYRIKGSPVSDHPFCLFNEEEDGELLEKEYGIPRRYLRPIMSPWAAKRLHEYGGDITKFKVEKVHPSILDQIAVSKTEPGDENNQDISSLVGKVDIRQLEHFAQDDADAYSYSGALCKSNQGLMEFVEMFKAPIKVLHPLLTATQEGNYNGTEGLSALPFDGIILAHSNESEWQHFRNNKNNEAFLDRVFIVKVPYCLRCSEEVKIYEKLLRNSELTDAKCAPGTLKLLANFSVLSRLKNPENSSIYSKMRVYDGESLKDTDPKAKSYQEYRDFSGIDEGMNGLSTRFAFKILSRVFNFDHTEVAANPVHLFYVLEQQIEREQFPQETHDRYLEFIKGYLTPKYVEFIGKEIQTAYLESYSEYGQNIFDRYVTYADFWIQDQEYRDPETGQLFDRAALNNELEKIEKPAGISNPKDFRNEIVNFVLRARANNAGKNPKWTSYEKLRTVIEKKMFSNTEELLPVISFNSKTSTEEQKKHDDFVARMMEKGYTRKQVRLLSDWYLRVRKSS